A DNA window from Methylocystis heyeri contains the following coding sequences:
- a CDS encoding RNA ligase family protein has product MSFVKYPRTPHLVGSRLQPGDDTSGQVALSDLKGGLLVFEEKLDGANAAVSFDASDRLLLQSRGHVLSGGPRETQFNLFKAWAQTHENWLRRLLQRRFVMYGEWCFAKHTVFYDLLPHYFHEFDIYDKDREIFLSTARRRQMLAGLPVISVPVMHRGPMAKGAKIASLIAPSLYKSMQWRENLEKAAQGARLDAARIRAETENSILAEGIYLKHESEDTVIGRYKYVRADFHQAILDSGSHWQDRPILPNGLAPEVDIFEGADA; this is encoded by the coding sequence ATGTCATTTGTCAAATATCCCCGCACGCCTCATCTGGTGGGTTCGCGTCTTCAACCCGGAGACGATACCAGCGGTCAGGTCGCGCTCAGCGACCTTAAAGGCGGCCTTCTCGTGTTCGAGGAAAAGCTCGACGGCGCCAACGCTGCGGTAAGCTTCGACGCTTCGGATCGCCTCCTTTTGCAATCGCGCGGCCATGTTCTTTCCGGCGGCCCGCGAGAGACGCAGTTCAATCTCTTCAAAGCATGGGCGCAGACGCATGAAAACTGGCTGCGCCGCCTGCTTCAACGCCGCTTCGTGATGTATGGCGAATGGTGCTTCGCAAAACACACCGTGTTCTACGATCTGCTGCCGCATTATTTTCACGAGTTCGATATTTACGACAAGGATCGCGAGATTTTCCTTTCGACGGCGCGTCGCCGTCAGATGCTCGCCGGGCTTCCCGTCATATCTGTTCCCGTCATGCATCGCGGACCCATGGCGAAGGGCGCGAAGATCGCCAGCCTCATTGCGCCGTCGCTCTACAAATCCATGCAATGGCGCGAGAACCTCGAAAAGGCTGCGCAAGGCGCGCGGCTGGACGCGGCGCGCATTCGCGCCGAGACGGAGAACAGCATTCTCGCCGAGGGGATTTATCTCAAGCACGAGAGCGAGGATACGGTCATCGGCCGCTACAAATATGTGCGCGCCGATTTCCATCAGGCGATCCTGGATTCCGGCTCGCATTGGCAGGACCGGCCGATCCTCCCCAACGGCCTGGCGCCGGAAGTCGATATTTTCGAAGGGGCCGACGCATGA
- the topA gene encoding type I DNA topoisomerase, with amino-acid sequence MNVVIVESATKAETINKYLGRDYSVIACYGHVRDLPPKDGSVDPEDDFAMIWEMDAKGAKRVAAIAEQVKKADRVILATDPDREGEAISWHLLDILNKKRALKDKAIERVVFNAVTKDAIKEAMAHPRQIDQALVDAYLARRALDYLVGFTLSPVLWRKLPGARSAGRVQSVALRLVCDRELEIEKFIAREYWSLVAHLKTRAGEPFTARLVGADGKKIARLDIGQGEEAQAFKKALDAAGFTVRSVESKPVKRHPYAPFTTSTLQQEASRKLGLAPAQTMRIAQRLYEGVNIGGETAGLITYMRTDGVDMAPEAVASVRRVIAKEYGDRFVPNAPRKYTAKAKNAQEAHEAIRPTDASRLPKHIAKYLEADQARLYELIWVRTIASQMESAELERTTVEIEAKAGSRILDLRATGQVVRFAGFLEVYQEGRDDEADEDSARLPAMAEGEPVTKDKIDATQHFTEPPPRFTEATLVKRMEELGIGRPSTYASTLAVLRERDYVRLDKKRLVPEDKGRLVVAFLEAFFTRYVEFDFTADLEEQLDRVSNNEIDWKAVLRDFWKDFSAAVDGTKELRTTQVLDSLNDLLGPHIFPTKADGGDPRACPSCSNGKLSLKLGKYGAFIGCSNYPECRYTRTLSPPTGDAAESARPGVKVLGQDPETGAEITLREGRFGAYVQEGEQEDGNEKPRRSSLPKNIKPDDLTLQQAIALLSLPREVAKHPTTGVPIVAGLGRFGPYVQHGKTYANIGRDEDVLTIGGNRAIDLIIEKESGGGGSRFGRTSDPGRALGDHPEGGAVSVKSGRFGPYVSWGKVNATLPKGTDAASVTLEQAIEMLAAKAAGGGGSAGGKSLGEHPEGGAITVRAGRFGPYVNHGKVNATLPKGMTIDEVTLDEAIRLIEEKGGPVKKKAPAKKKPAAKAAAKPKKAIEDSDETPFDDAKPIKKAATKKAPAKKTATKKAAGG; translated from the coding sequence ATGAACGTCGTCATTGTCGAATCGGCGACCAAGGCTGAAACGATCAATAAATATCTCGGCCGGGATTACAGCGTGATCGCCTGCTACGGCCACGTCCGCGACCTTCCGCCGAAGGACGGGTCGGTCGATCCCGAAGACGACTTCGCCATGATCTGGGAGATGGACGCCAAGGGCGCCAAGCGCGTGGCGGCGATCGCGGAACAGGTGAAAAAGGCCGACAGGGTCATCCTGGCGACCGACCCGGATCGCGAAGGCGAGGCCATCTCCTGGCATCTGCTCGACATATTGAACAAGAAGCGCGCCTTGAAGGACAAGGCCATCGAGCGCGTCGTGTTCAACGCCGTCACCAAGGACGCCATCAAGGAGGCGATGGCCCATCCCCGCCAGATCGACCAGGCCCTGGTCGACGCCTATCTCGCGCGCCGGGCGCTGGATTATCTGGTCGGCTTCACCCTGTCTCCCGTGCTCTGGCGCAAGCTCCCCGGCGCGCGCTCGGCCGGCCGCGTCCAATCGGTGGCGCTGCGGCTGGTCTGCGACCGCGAGCTGGAGATCGAGAAATTCATCGCGCGCGAATATTGGTCGTTGGTCGCGCATCTGAAGACGCGGGCCGGAGAGCCCTTCACCGCCCGCCTCGTCGGCGCCGACGGCAAGAAGATCGCCCGCCTCGACATCGGCCAGGGCGAGGAGGCGCAGGCGTTCAAGAAGGCGCTCGACGCTGCGGGTTTCACCGTCCGCTCCGTGGAATCGAAGCCGGTGAAGCGCCATCCTTACGCGCCTTTCACCACCTCCACGCTGCAGCAGGAAGCCTCCCGCAAGCTCGGCCTCGCGCCCGCTCAAACCATGCGCATCGCGCAGCGCCTCTATGAAGGCGTGAACATCGGCGGCGAAACCGCCGGCCTCATCACCTATATGCGAACCGACGGCGTCGACATGGCTCCCGAGGCCGTGGCCAGCGTCCGCCGGGTGATCGCCAAGGAATATGGCGACCGCTTCGTCCCCAACGCCCCGCGCAAATACACGGCCAAGGCCAAGAACGCCCAGGAAGCCCATGAGGCGATCCGCCCCACCGACGCCTCCCGCCTGCCCAAGCATATCGCCAAATACCTCGAGGCCGATCAGGCGAGGCTCTATGAGCTGATCTGGGTGCGCACGATCGCGAGCCAGATGGAATCGGCCGAGCTCGAACGCACCACGGTCGAGATCGAGGCGAAGGCGGGTTCGCGCATTCTCGATTTGCGCGCCACCGGGCAGGTGGTGAGATTCGCCGGCTTCCTGGAGGTCTATCAGGAGGGGCGCGACGACGAGGCCGACGAGGACAGCGCCCGTCTTCCGGCGATGGCGGAAGGCGAGCCGGTCACAAAAGACAAGATCGACGCCACGCAGCATTTCACCGAGCCGCCGCCGCGCTTTACCGAGGCGACCCTGGTCAAGCGCATGGAGGAGCTCGGGATCGGTCGTCCCTCGACCTATGCCTCGACCCTCGCCGTGCTGCGCGAGCGAGACTATGTCCGGCTCGACAAGAAGCGCCTCGTGCCTGAAGACAAGGGCCGGCTGGTGGTGGCCTTTCTCGAGGCCTTCTTCACCCGCTACGTCGAATTCGACTTCACCGCCGATCTCGAGGAACAGCTCGACCGCGTCTCCAACAACGAGATCGACTGGAAGGCGGTTCTGCGGGATTTCTGGAAGGATTTCTCCGCCGCCGTCGACGGCACCAAGGAGTTGCGCACCACCCAGGTGCTCGACAGCCTGAACGACCTCCTGGGCCCGCATATTTTCCCGACCAAGGCCGACGGCGGCGACCCGCGCGCCTGCCCCTCCTGCTCCAACGGCAAGCTTTCGCTCAAGCTGGGGAAATACGGCGCCTTCATCGGCTGCTCGAATTATCCCGAGTGCCGCTATACCCGCACGCTGTCGCCGCCGACCGGCGACGCCGCCGAAAGCGCCCGCCCCGGCGTTAAAGTTCTGGGCCAGGACCCCGAAACCGGCGCGGAAATCACGCTGCGCGAGGGCCGTTTCGGGGCCTATGTGCAGGAAGGCGAACAGGAAGACGGCAACGAAAAGCCCCGGCGCTCCTCGCTGCCCAAGAACATCAAACCGGACGACCTCACGCTGCAGCAGGCGATCGCGCTCTTGTCGCTTCCCCGCGAGGTCGCCAAGCACCCGACCACGGGAGTGCCCATCGTCGCGGGTCTCGGCCGCTTCGGCCCCTATGTCCAGCACGGGAAGACCTACGCCAATATCGGCCGCGACGAAGACGTGCTCACGATCGGGGGCAATCGCGCGATCGATCTCATCATCGAGAAGGAATCGGGCGGCGGCGGCTCGCGCTTCGGACGCACGAGCGATCCGGGACGGGCGCTGGGAGATCACCCCGAGGGCGGCGCCGTCTCGGTGAAATCCGGGCGCTTCGGCCCCTATGTGAGCTGGGGCAAGGTCAACGCGACCCTGCCGAAAGGAACCGACGCCGCCTCCGTCACTCTGGAGCAGGCGATCGAAATGCTGGCGGCCAAAGCCGCGGGCGGCGGTGGCTCGGCGGGGGGCAAATCGCTGGGCGAGCACCCTGAGGGCGGCGCCATAACGGTCCGGGCCGGACGCTTCGGCCCCTATGTCAATCACGGCAAGGTCAACGCCACGCTGCCCAAGGGCATGACCATCGACGAGGTGACGCTCGACGAAGCGATCCGCCTCATCGAGGAAAAGGGCGGGCCGGTGAAGAAGAAAGCGCCGGCCAAAAAGAAGCCCGCCGCGAAGGCCGCCGCCAAGCCCAAAAAGGCGATCGAAGATAGCGACGAGACGCCCTTCGACGACGCAAAACCGATCAAGAAAGCGGCGACGAAAAAGGCTCCCGCCAAAAAAACGGCGACGAAAAAGGCGGCGGGGGGGTAG